From a region of the Papilio machaon chromosome 26, ilPapMach1.1, whole genome shotgun sequence genome:
- the LOC106716436 gene encoding ubiquitin-conjugating enzyme E2 C, which yields MAQNINPHYASSSNPAKQNEDTIKLNDNHAVSKRLQKELMELMRCSDKGISAFPESENLFKWIGTIHGPEDTVYAGHKYKLSLEFPNSYPYAPPVVKFVTPCFHPNVDTCGLICLDILKDKWTALYDIRTVLISIQSLLGEPNTLSPLNQQASYLWPNQPAYKKYLDEFYNKNKDS from the exons ATGGCCCAGAATATTAATCCACATTACGCGTCTTCGTCGAATCCCGCCAAACAAAACGAGGacacaataaaattgaacGACAATCATGCTGTGAGCAAACG ACTTCAAAAGGAACTTATGGAGTTGATGCGTTGTTCAGATAAAGGAATATCCGCATTTCCTGAAAgtgaaaatctatttaaatggATAGGCACAATACACGGTCCAGAAGACACTGTGTACGCTGGGCACAAATATAAACTTTCATTGGAATTCCCTAATTCATACCCTTATGCACCTCCTGTAGTTAAATTTGTGACACCCTGTTTTCATCCCAACGTAGATACATGTGGTTTAATATGTTTGGacattttaaaagacaaatgGACCGCTCTTTATGATATTCGGACGGTCCTTATATCTATCCAAAGTCTCCTAGGTGAACCAAATACGCTGAGCCCACTCAATCAACAAGCCTCATATCTGTGGCCCAACCAGCCCGCCTACAAAAAGTATTTagatgaattttataataagaacAAGGATTCGTAG